In Butyrivibrio proteoclasticus B316, the sequence GAAAGAGCAAAGCTTCCAGCATTTATAACAGCCATGACACTTGGAATCATTGGGACATTGATTTTTGGTACAGGAATGTGCTTTGGACTTGGCGTATTTGGAACAGGAGCTATTTTCATGTTCATCGGGGTACTTTTGGGAATAGTAGGCGCCGCAGTCTGCATCATCAACTATCCTTTATACAAGAAGCTTCTGAAAAAGGGCAAAGAAAAATATGCCTTTGAAATTCTGGAACTTGCTAAAGAGATAACAGGAGAAGCATAATGACGGAAAATAAGAATGTAGAAACAATACTTAAAAATGGTGACAAGGCTTTGTCTGGAATGCCTTATTTATACAGATCCAAGGGCCTTCCAAGTGAGGTTTATGATGTCAGGATGAGGGAAGGCATAAATGGTGAACTTCTGAAACTGGCGATAGCAGACACTGTCATCAGATACCCTTACTTTGGCGTCAAATTCATAGAAAAAGATGGAGATTTCTATGCGGTAAGGAATGAAATGAAGCTTGAGGCACATCACAAAGATGGATTTATCCCACTGGGCGGACATAGTAACAACTATCATCTCATGGGAGTTACATATTGGGAAAAGAGCCTAAAACTCTCTTTTCATCACGGGCTTACAGATGGAAGAGGTGCAAAGACATTTCTCGAGACATTGCTCAGATTCTACAGTGATTATAAAAATGCTGACATGGGTGAATATGAGCAGATAAGAGAAGAACATCACTTGCTGGCATCTGAACTATCGGTAGCCGAACTTACTGATCCGTGTGAAAAGAAGTACGAGCTAAATGGAAAAAGCATGAAGATTGAAGGCCTGTCCGACAAGGGATATAAGCTTCCTGAAACAAAGAATAAAGATGATCATAGGCGTTATGAGATCAGTTTTTCACAGAAGCAGTTTATGGATTCCTGCAAGAGCATCGGCGCATCTCCGATCACATATCTGAGCATACTGATGAGCAGAGGGATAAAAGAGATTTCTTTAGACTGTGATAAGACTATAGTAAGTAATTTCCCTATGGACGCAAGACATATATTAGGTTGTGATGACACCTTCAAAAACTGTGTTAAGAGTATGACTCTGCCTTACGGAAGAGAAGAGGAGAACCTTTCAGACAGTGAAATAGCTGCGAAATATAAAAGGCTTCTCAATGCCCAGAAAGAGCATGATCACTGTGCAAAGGAATTTAATAATATCAATATGCTTCTGAGTGTCATAGGACATTTTCATTCATTTGCAGGAAGACAGAAACTCCTTGGATTCATGGAAAATCTTGCGCTGGACACTTATCTTATAAGTTACATAGGTCAGTTTGATATGCCGGGTGAACTTGTGGATGAGGTACACCTGTATTCAAACTGTTCAAGCGGTCTTGTGCTTAATATGACATGTCAGAGTGGGAAATTTATCATTGATCTGACACAGGATTTTTCGACTGACAAATATGTAAATGCACTTAAGAAGCAGTTTGAAAAGGCAGGAATAGATCTGGTAGTATCTGATGAGATCATATTTGAAACGCCATTTGATGAACTCTCAGAAATCATAACATCACCGGCAGACACTGGGGAACAGGTAAGAGACTGGCTTGATAAGTTTGTTGCTGCTGCAAAGGCCTCATCGCAGGCTGCAAAGGAACGTGCAGAAGCGGCCAGAAATATGAGCCCTCAGATTACTGCGCTATATTATGATGCGGCATCAGGCACAATGAAGAGCTTTGATCCAACTAAGAATACTCAGGAAGAGATGCAGAAACTAGTGGAAAATGCCCACTCATTGTTTATTTCGTAAATTCTGTTCAATGCATGGGTAAAATATAAAGACGGAACAGAAGAATGGATAATGCAGGGCTTAGAAGAGCTCAGATGCTATCAGCGCAGACTGCCTTGGACACAACATCCGGCCTGTAATGCAAAGAAATTTACGGTCATATACTCTGGAAGATATTACTTGTGTAGGTGGTGTACGTTTTTACGAAATTGGCGAATCTGAAGCAGATAAAGTTTATCTTAAACTTTTCATCATGTCAGATATGATAGATGACCTATGGATCCAGTTCAAGAAATCAGCAACGTCTACAGGCGGAGTATATATATCTGATCCATGGAACACACTAATAATACCGACATATCAGGTATTGTATCTGAAACATGAAGATATGTATGAAATAAGGAAATGCTAGCTGTTACTCTGTTGGAATTGACGAGGTAGGGCTAAAGTGTTATATTGTAACTAGAAAATAGTTGCAAGAGGAATTACTGTGCCAAAGAAATCAAAATTACTAGAAAAAATACTGTCAAAACCCGCACCGACAAGTTTTACAATAAGAGAACTGGACGCACTTATGAAGCAATGTGGCTGCGAAAAGTTCGAGGGCGGAAGAGGCTCAGGAATAGGCTATTATCATGTTGAAACCAAGCGCATCCTTCAATTTGACGGTCCACACCCAGGCAATGAGCTGTACAGGTATCATGTAAAGATGGTCATAGCATTTCTAAAGGAAGTAGGTGAGATAGAATGATAAGTTCACTGATGGAATACAACGGATATCATGCAAAGGTAGAATTTGACCAGGAAGATCAGATTTTTATCGGTCATGTTCTCGGAATCAATGATTCTCTGAACTTTCATGGAGAATCGGTAAAAGAGCTTACCCAGTCAATGCATGACTGTATAGATAATTACCTGGATTACTGCAAAAAGATTGGTAAAGAGCCTGAGCGTGAGTTTAAAGGCTCCTTCAATGTCCGTATTAAACCCGAACAGCACAAGAAAATAGCATTATACGCCGCCAATGAAGGAATCACAATAAACCAGTTTGTATCCAGAGCTATTGATGATGAGCTGGATATCCTAGAAGGTTAGCCCAAAGACGCAATATTTTTGTTAATCCGCCGATTCGAGAACTGATAACTAAAGATGGATTTTATAATGGAAAAGCCTTGATGACAAGGCTTTTCCTTATTTGTTTCAACTATTAAAATATAAGGGTATGAAACCTTTTCTGAGCAAATTAGATATGATGAGTTTAAAAAAGTTGTGGAGAAAATTAGGACATTATAATCTGTAGAAGTGATTCATTTCGCTGATTAGATTTCAGTTAAAACTGATTAAGACAAACTAAAGATTTAGGGGCTGAACTAAGTGATAACTATTAAAGAATCAACATATGATGATATCAAGAATATACAAAACCTGTGGGCAGATGAAGACGTCATGCAGTATATCTGGCCAGGAGGATTGCATGAAACAGGGGAAGCAGTACGAGAATGGTTAGATAGATTCATATCTGCAAGACCAAAGCAAAATCATTATTCAATTTTTGAAGATGGCAAATACTGCGGTGAGACTCAATATCGTATTGATTCGGAAACTAAAAATGCTTCTTTGGATATTAAGTTATTTGAATTTGCCAGGGGCCGAGGGATTGCAACGCAGGCGCTACTATACTCTATTCAAGAAGCTTTTAAACAAGGAGCTGAAAATCTGTGGGTTGATCCCCATCCAGCTAATGCCAAGGCAATAAATTTGTACCGTAAGTTGGGATTTATTCAGAAAGAAATGCCTGAGTATGTTATTGCTTTAGGAGAAGATCCTTCTCTTTATATTTACATGGAACTGGGTAAAAAAGAATTCAATGATAAGTTTGAAAAATCTTGCGGGGCAATAGTATACACTATAGACGGTGGAGTAATAAAATATCTTTTAGTTGAGGAGATGAGCGGATCTCACAGCTTTCCAAAAGGACATATGGAAGAAGGCGAGACTGAAATAGAAACTGCGCTTCGTGAAATAAAGGAAGAAACAAATCTGAAAGTCGAGTTAGACACTGAATTTAGAGCAAGCGAACAGTATACGCTTTCAGAAAAACCTGGAGTGACAAAGCAGGTAGTTTATTTCCTTGCTAAGTATAAAGACTCATCTCCGAGCATAACAAGACCAGACGAGGTCAAAGCTCTGAAGATTCTTAAACTTGAAGATGCTATCAATACCATAGAGTATGATAACAAAAAAGAGATGCTTAAAAAGGCTGATAGCTATCTTAAGAGTAAGGCAGAGAATACTTTTTAAATTTCAGTATATATGACAATAGAGAGGTTGATATGAATTTTCTATTTGTAGCACTTGGTGGTGCCTTGGGTGCAGTAGCGCGATATGCAATAAGTCTGATTCCTGTTAAGACTTATTTTCCGATATTAACTCTGATTACAAATATCCTCGGTGCCATACTAATTGGATTCGTTGTTGGAATTACCAGTAACCGAGAAAGTGTATCTGATAATACCATTCTTTTCTGGAAGACAGGGGTGTGTGGAGGTTTTACCACATTCTCTACATTTTCCCTTGAAGCTTTTAATTTGTTTGAGAAGAAACAATATATGAATGGCGGATTATATGTGGTACTGAGTTGTTGTTGCTGCATATTTGGAATTCTATGCGGAAAGAAACTTGCGACGATAATAAAACTTTGAATTTCAGGATAATGAAATAAGCAAATCGGGATTAGTGGAGTAGAACATGGATAAAAAAAGGGCTTTGTCTGGCGCCATAATATTTATAACCCTGATGGGAATCGTAAGTCTGTTTTCGGACATGACTCATGAAGGCGCCAGAAGCATATTGGGCGAATATCTGAACCTCGCAGGGGCATCCGCTACAACCATCGGATTTGTGTCCGGTATAGGAGAATTGTGCGGGTATTCACTAAGGCTCATATCCGGATTTATAGCAGATAAAACGAAGAAATACTGGACATTTGTTATCACAGGCTATGTAATACAGGCTCTGGCGATTCCTGCACTGGCACTCGTACCTGAACATGGCTGGATTTGGGCCTGCGGTCTTGTGATCCTGGAGCGTATCGGAAAAGCGATAAAAAAGCCTGCCAAAAACACATTGGTAAGCTTTGCGGCAAGCGAGATCGGAACCGGAAAAGGCTTTGCCTATCAGGAGTTTCTGGATCAGCTTGGCGCGTTTCTCGGACCGGTACTGCTTTTTGTAACAGCTCTTGTAAAAGGTACAGACGACCTTTTTACAACATATAGAATCTCTTTTGCGATACTGCTTGTTCCTGCAATGATCACCATAGCTCTTGTTTTGACAGCAAAGATAAGATACCCTGATCCGGAGATCTTTGAAAAGCAGGAAGATAAACCGGCAAGCTTTGAATTCAGGAAGTCATTTGTTCTGTTCATGGCGGCCATCTGCTTTTTTGCTTTTGGCTTTGCAGACTTCACCCTGATCACACTTCATTCGGCTAATACCGGAGCATTTAATGAATCCATGCTCAGCCTGCTATATGCTGGGGCAATGGCTGTGGATGCCTTTGCTGCACTATTCTTTGGCTGGCTTTATGATAAGGTCGGGCTGAAGGCTCTGATCATTTCCACACTATGCAGCACATTCTTCTCATATTTTGTTTTTATGACTGGAAATGCCTGGTTGATCGGAGCTGGGATAATTCTGTGGGGGATTGGAATGGGTGCGCAGGAAAGTATTATGAAAGCAGCTGTCAGCGGAATCGTCCCGCGTTCCATGCGAAGCACCGGTTTCGGAATATTTGAGACAGGATTTGGTATTGCGTGGTTTCTGGGCAGTTGGCTTCTCGGTGCCCTGTATGATTTGAATCCTGTGTATCTTGTCACTGTGTCTGTGGTATCACAGTTTCTGGCGATTGCATTTTATGTTTTATGCCTCCGGTGCAATAAGACAGAGTGCTAACAATTCCAGTTTGCTGGAATGAGCATTATATCCGAATTTTATGTTCTATTGGTGCTAAGGGAATTCCGGGGTCAAGCTTCATATGCGCAAGAATTACTTCGTTTACGCCAGGAAGGATCATTTCTCATGTTAGAAGAGGTCCTTGTTAATTATGGCAGTCTGCTCAAAGCGTTATCAAAGATATTTACGCAGATATCAGCCATTTGTTTTTCGTCTTCCTGCATCCCATCCCTGAACCAGCTTATGAGTATTTGTAAAATGGCAGCTTCGGCAGCAAGTCTGAGATACTTCTTTTCTGGGTCAGCTGTAGGATAGAGCCGCTCTGAGACCGCTTTTTCAAGAAAGAGTTCATTCTGAAGAATTCCGGCTTGGTCAAACAGAGATATTATATCTTTATCGTTTTTGACAGCCCGAAAAATATCTTCGAACCACAGATGTGGGTTTTCGTGCAGTTCGGGCTTTTCGCTGATCTCCGCTATACGCTTTATTATTTCATCCCCAAGCTCATGCAGGATATCTTCTTTATCTGTATAGTTTCGATAGAACGCCGTCCTTGATACTCCTGCACGGCGTACTATCTCGCTGATGGTGATCTTCTCATAAGGGTGTTCGCTCATTAGATGCATAAGCGAAAGCTGCAGACACTCTCTTGTCAGCTGATTGGACTCCTTATTATTCATCCTCAGAACTTCTTTTTTTTGCATTTCTGTTAAAGATTCTTTTGAGCTTTTCATTTTTTCTCCCTCTCGACGTTACAAAAAATGCAAGAATGTAACATCGGTTCACTTAAACGAAATATTGTCATGTCCGATGGTAGAGCCATTGTTATTAATATGCTGTGGCGTTACACTTGTTACATCAGAATAATTGTAGCATCGTTTGGGGAGGCATAACAAGTATGGAATTAGCAAAAAACATTTCTCACAAAGTACAAAGACAGGCTTTTAGCATACTGATTGACAGGTTCCTTGCAAATCTCGATAAAACGGAGAACAGGACTGCTACTTATCTTAAGCTTGTTGACCAGGCAGAGAAATTCTGGGGTAAAGATGGAGCCAGAAAAGAAAGCCTTGATAAAGTAAGAGCGGCATTTAAAGATCCGGATAACAGATGGGTTAAGTTTTTGAATAAAGTAATAGATGAGACAGATCCGCATGTTGCAAAGATGATGATGCTCAATCTTGGCTATGAGGCATTTTTCAGAGGCACAAAAATGATCAGGGCAAACAGGGAAAAATACGGATGCAATATCCCATGGCTTATTCTTTTTGACCCTACAAGCGCCTGCAATATGCACTGTGCGGGATGCTGGTCAGGTACTTATGGACCTAAGCACAATCTGTCTTTTGAAGATATGGACAAAATCGTTACCCAGGGAAAAGAGCTGGGAGTATATCTTTACATGATGACAGGAGGAGAACCTCTTGTAAGGAAGAAAGATATCTTGAAACTGGCAGAAAAGCACAATGATGTTGAGTTCTCTATCTATACCAATTCAACACTTATTGATGAGGATTTCTGTAAAGAAGTTGTAAGGCTTGGAAATCTCACATTCCAGCTTTCTATCGAGGGAACTCCTGAGACTAATGACGCAAGACGTGGCCTTGGTCATTATGATGCAGTAATGAATGCCATGGATCTACTCAAAAAGTACGGAATAGTTTATGGTACTTCCATCTGCTATACAAGAAACAACATCGAGGCAGTGACTGATCCCAAGTTCATCGAGTTCATTGCTGAAAAAGGTGCTAGATTCGGATTTTTCTTCCACTACATGCCGGTTGGAAACAATGCTGTTCCTGAGCTTATGCCTACAGTAGAGCAGCGAAAGAAGATGGTGGATCAGATAAGGTTCCTTAGAAGCGTCAAATGTGACCTGGGATTCTTCCCTATGGACTTCCAGAATGATGGTGAAGCTGTCGGTGGCTGCATCGCAGGCGGAAGAAACTATTTCCACATCAATTCAAGTGGAGATGCTGAACCATGCGTATTTGTCCACTTCTCCAACACCAATATACATACACATTCAATACTTGAGATGCTTCAAAGTCCTCTTTTCATGGAATACCATAAGGGCCAGCCTTTCAATAAGAACCATTTAAGACCGTGCCCTATGCTTGAAAATCCGGCTCTTTTAAGGGATATGGTCGAAAGATCAGAAGCTCATGGTACCAATGAAGAGTCTGAAGAAAGTGTTGAACATCTGTGTGCAAAGTGTGATGATTACGCAAAAGAGTGGGCGCCTGTAGCTGACGATATCTGGGCCGGACAGAAACACTATAAGAAGGCATATGAGAATTATGCAAAAAAGGATGAAAAGCCTCTAAACATAGTTGCATTTAAGCACAAACCCAGACAGCATCACTTTAAACATAAGAGAGCTTAAATGCCTCGAATTTTATAGTATTGTTGTTTCATTTACCCTGTCGAATAAAGTTTTATACTTTTCTTTTTCTGATGCAAGGCAGGTTTACAATGATCGGATGTCCCAAACCGGATGAGGGAGATTACACTGAAAAACTGACAGAAGTTATCAGTAACAAGGACATAAGGGATGTTACTATTGCAAGGATGGAAATGCCATGCTGCGTCGGTCTATGGTGTTCCGATGACTCATATAGCGTCGGAACACTTTTTTTATGTTCTAATGGTGCTCCGTGAATCCCTGGTTCAAGTCTCGTATGCGCATAAGTTAGCAATGCCGGAATACTAGAAGTCGCCTTTATCGATTTGTTATTTATTATTTATCGTATTTTAACATAATAATGTTAGAATTAAGTGTGAGTATCTAAAGCAAAGAACAAACAATAAGGCGAGTGTATCATGAAATCAAAAAGGATCCATACTACTATCAGCATAGCCCTCCT encodes:
- a CDS encoding type II toxin-antitoxin system HicA family toxin, whose protein sequence is MPKKSKLLEKILSKPAPTSFTIRELDALMKQCGCEKFEGGRGSGIGYYHVETKRILQFDGPHPGNELYRYHVKMVIAFLKEVGEIE
- a CDS encoding type II toxin-antitoxin system HicB family antitoxin; the encoded protein is MEYNGYHAKVEFDQEDQIFIGHVLGINDSLNFHGESVKELTQSMHDCIDNYLDYCKKIGKEPEREFKGSFNVRIKPEQHKKIALYAANEGITINQFVSRAIDDELDILEG
- a CDS encoding GNAT family N-acetyltransferase; this translates as MITIKESTYDDIKNIQNLWADEDVMQYIWPGGLHETGEAVREWLDRFISARPKQNHYSIFEDGKYCGETQYRIDSETKNASLDIKLFEFARGRGIATQALLYSIQEAFKQGAENLWVDPHPANAKAINLYRKLGFIQKEMPEYVIALGEDPSLYIYMELGKKEFNDKFEKSCGAIVYTIDGGVIKYLLVEEMSGSHSFPKGHMEEGETEIETALREIKEETNLKVELDTEFRASEQYTLSEKPGVTKQVVYFLAKYKDSSPSITRPDEVKALKILKLEDAINTIEYDNKKEMLKKADSYLKSKAENTF
- the crcB gene encoding fluoride efflux transporter CrcB — encoded protein: MNFLFVALGGALGAVARYAISLIPVKTYFPILTLITNILGAILIGFVVGITSNRESVSDNTILFWKTGVCGGFTTFSTFSLEAFNLFEKKQYMNGGLYVVLSCCCCIFGILCGKKLATIIKL
- a CDS encoding MFS transporter, with the translated sequence MDKKRALSGAIIFITLMGIVSLFSDMTHEGARSILGEYLNLAGASATTIGFVSGIGELCGYSLRLISGFIADKTKKYWTFVITGYVIQALAIPALALVPEHGWIWACGLVILERIGKAIKKPAKNTLVSFAASEIGTGKGFAYQEFLDQLGAFLGPVLLFVTALVKGTDDLFTTYRISFAILLVPAMITIALVLTAKIRYPDPEIFEKQEDKPASFEFRKSFVLFMAAICFFAFGFADFTLITLHSANTGAFNESMLSLLYAGAMAVDAFAALFFGWLYDKVGLKALIISTLCSTFFSYFVFMTGNAWLIGAGIILWGIGMGAQESIMKAAVSGIVPRSMRSTGFGIFETGFGIAWFLGSWLLGALYDLNPVYLVTVSVVSQFLAIAFYVLCLRCNKTEC
- a CDS encoding TetR/AcrR family transcriptional regulator is translated as MKSSKESLTEMQKKEVLRMNNKESNQLTRECLQLSLMHLMSEHPYEKITISEIVRRAGVSRTAFYRNYTDKEDILHELGDEIIKRIAEISEKPELHENPHLWFEDIFRAVKNDKDIISLFDQAGILQNELFLEKAVSERLYPTADPEKKYLRLAAEAAILQILISWFRDGMQEDEKQMADICVNIFDNALSRLP
- a CDS encoding radical SAM protein; its protein translation is MELAKNISHKVQRQAFSILIDRFLANLDKTENRTATYLKLVDQAEKFWGKDGARKESLDKVRAAFKDPDNRWVKFLNKVIDETDPHVAKMMMLNLGYEAFFRGTKMIRANREKYGCNIPWLILFDPTSACNMHCAGCWSGTYGPKHNLSFEDMDKIVTQGKELGVYLYMMTGGEPLVRKKDILKLAEKHNDVEFSIYTNSTLIDEDFCKEVVRLGNLTFQLSIEGTPETNDARRGLGHYDAVMNAMDLLKKYGIVYGTSICYTRNNIEAVTDPKFIEFIAEKGARFGFFFHYMPVGNNAVPELMPTVEQRKKMVDQIRFLRSVKCDLGFFPMDFQNDGEAVGGCIAGGRNYFHINSSGDAEPCVFVHFSNTNIHTHSILEMLQSPLFMEYHKGQPFNKNHLRPCPMLENPALLRDMVERSEAHGTNEESEESVEHLCAKCDDYAKEWAPVADDIWAGQKHYKKAYENYAKKDEKPLNIVAFKHKPRQHHFKHKRA